The following proteins are co-located in the Heliorestis convoluta genome:
- a CDS encoding aldehyde ferredoxin oxidoreductase family protein, producing MKAYVGTILRINLTTKTITKEAIDPEMAQKFVGGRGLATYMLAQEIDPAIDALSPENKIFIATGPLTGTNAPTSGRYMVVTKAPLTGTIACSNSGGYWGPELKNAGYDMVVLEGKAENPVYISIVDNEVEIRDAAHLWGKKVNDTTDTLLEEMADPKARVLCIGPAGEQLSPIAAVMNERFRAAGRSGVGAVVGSKNVKAIVVRGSKKVEIADSEKMRDILKGAMGKIRENGVTGQGLPKYGTAILVNIINENGVYPTRNFQQGVFDEAEAVSGEALEANYLVKRDPCYRCPIACGRYCKADDMEGGGPEYETLWAYSADCGVSDLKAVIKANHLCNDYGIDTVSAGCTIACAMELYEKGYIKEEELDGPALKFGNGEAIVEWTRKMGAGEGFGAKLAQGSYRLADSYGVPELSMTVKKQELPAYDPRGIQGQGVQYATSNRGGCHVRGYLISPEILGLPEKLDRLSLEGKPLWTKIFQDLTATIDATGLCLFTSFALGAQDYADMLTAATGQEWTAEAVLEAGDRIYNIERLFNIQAGFTKADDTLPKRLLEDPIPDGPSKGWVTKLDELLPLYYEVRGWDAEGVPTEKKLKELGLA from the coding sequence ATGAAAGCTTATGTCGGAACGATTCTGCGGATCAATCTGACGACAAAGACGATTACGAAAGAAGCCATTGATCCTGAAATGGCTCAGAAGTTCGTAGGCGGCCGTGGTCTCGCTACCTATATGTTAGCGCAAGAAATCGACCCTGCCATTGATGCTTTAAGCCCTGAAAACAAAATTTTTATTGCAACAGGACCTTTAACAGGCACCAATGCACCGACAAGCGGACGATATATGGTTGTAACCAAGGCACCTTTAACAGGTACCATAGCCTGTTCTAACTCCGGTGGTTACTGGGGTCCTGAATTAAAAAATGCTGGTTACGACATGGTCGTTTTAGAAGGGAAAGCAGAAAATCCCGTCTATATCTCTATTGTCGACAACGAAGTTGAAATCAGAGATGCAGCGCACCTCTGGGGCAAAAAAGTAAACGATACGACGGACACTTTGCTTGAAGAAATGGCCGACCCCAAAGCGCGTGTCCTCTGCATCGGTCCTGCCGGTGAGCAGTTGTCCCCCATCGCAGCTGTTATGAATGAGCGTTTCCGTGCAGCCGGTCGTTCTGGCGTTGGAGCTGTCGTCGGCTCGAAAAACGTAAAAGCAATCGTTGTGCGTGGCTCTAAGAAAGTAGAAATTGCCGATAGCGAAAAAATGCGCGACATCTTAAAAGGCGCTATGGGCAAAATCCGTGAAAACGGTGTGACCGGTCAAGGTTTACCGAAGTACGGCACTGCGATTCTCGTAAACATCATCAACGAAAACGGCGTTTATCCTACTCGCAACTTCCAGCAAGGTGTTTTCGATGAAGCAGAAGCCGTTTCTGGTGAAGCACTAGAAGCCAACTATCTGGTCAAGCGCGATCCCTGTTACCGTTGTCCTATCGCTTGCGGTCGTTACTGCAAAGCTGACGACATGGAAGGTGGCGGACCGGAATACGAAACCCTCTGGGCCTACAGTGCTGACTGCGGCGTCAGTGACTTAAAAGCAGTCATCAAAGCCAACCACCTTTGCAACGACTATGGTATTGATACAGTTTCAGCAGGTTGTACCATTGCTTGTGCGATGGAGCTCTATGAAAAAGGTTATATCAAAGAAGAAGAGCTCGATGGACCGGCTCTAAAATTCGGTAATGGCGAAGCCATCGTCGAGTGGACTCGCAAAATGGGCGCTGGCGAAGGTTTTGGCGCTAAGCTTGCCCAGGGTTCCTATCGCTTGGCTGATTCCTATGGCGTTCCCGAACTATCTATGACGGTGAAAAAGCAAGAACTTCCTGCTTATGACCCTCGCGGTATTCAAGGACAAGGCGTACAATACGCAACTTCTAACCGTGGTGGTTGTCACGTTCGTGGCTACCTCATCTCCCCTGAGATCCTCGGACTTCCTGAAAAACTCGACCGCCTGTCCCTAGAAGGCAAGCCCCTATGGACGAAGATTTTCCAAGATCTAACTGCTACCATTGACGCAACAGGTCTTTGCCTCTTCACTTCCTTTGCACTCGGTGCACAAGACTACGCTGATATGCTGACAGCAGCAACAGGTCAAGAGTGGACCGCAGAAGCAGTTCTTGAAGCCGGAGACCGCATCTATAATATTGAACGCCTCTTTAACATCCAAGCTGGCTTTACCAAAGCCGACGACACCCTGCCGAAGCGCTTGTTAGAAGATCCTATTCCAGACGGACCAAGCAAAGGCTGGGTTACCAAGCTTGATGAACTTCTACCTCTTTACTATGAAGTTCGAGGCTGGGATGCTGAAGGCGTACCCACTGAAAAGAAACTAAAAGAACTTGGCCTGGCGTAA
- a CDS encoding tungsten cofactor oxidoreductase radical SAM maturase encodes MNNQEFEIIYHPKPTLKKLYVEITSRCNLSCVMCFRRSMKDRQGDMKQETFHKILEGAKDFPHLKEIVFGGIGENFVHPHFLSWVREARHRNLEVTIFTNGTLLDESTIETLLDLDVSRLMISLDSPDPLGYDQIRGHNLEKLLTQMAALNLAKKRRRLERPWLISEFVLMRNNYHSLPALVNLASQYDIREIHLTNLMPFTASMAEQTLYHPALPDDLEKVLSQARLRSLSGQITLIEPEFSLKTERKCQFIEDWACAIGWHGQVSPCFRHLHSYQEFVFGRKKEVRAYDFGNIQEKSLYEIWTSPQYMELRYKLSQGIYPSCTDCNFVNGCDYVLDSDADCYYNSPGCADCLWSRRLALCP; translated from the coding sequence ATGAACAATCAAGAATTTGAAATCATCTATCACCCCAAACCAACTTTGAAAAAACTTTACGTAGAAATTACCTCTCGCTGTAATTTGTCTTGCGTTATGTGCTTTCGTCGTAGCATGAAAGATCGACAAGGTGACATGAAGCAGGAAACTTTTCATAAAATCTTAGAGGGGGCAAAAGACTTTCCTCATCTGAAGGAAATCGTCTTCGGCGGCATTGGAGAGAATTTTGTTCACCCCCACTTTTTATCGTGGGTACGAGAAGCAAGACACCGAAATCTTGAAGTAACCATTTTTACAAACGGTACTTTGCTAGATGAATCTACGATTGAAACACTTTTGGATCTTGATGTTTCTCGCCTCATGATATCTCTGGACAGCCCTGATCCTCTGGGCTATGATCAAATCAGAGGTCACAACTTGGAAAAACTGTTAACCCAGATGGCCGCTCTCAATCTCGCCAAGAAGCGTCGTCGCCTCGAACGCCCCTGGTTAATTTCTGAGTTTGTCCTAATGCGAAACAACTATCACTCTCTACCTGCCCTTGTAAACCTCGCCTCTCAATACGATATTCGTGAAATCCACCTTACCAACCTCATGCCTTTTACCGCATCTATGGCAGAACAAACTTTATACCACCCCGCTTTGCCAGATGATCTTGAAAAAGTGCTATCGCAAGCTCGTTTACGCAGTTTGTCCGGTCAAATCACCTTGATTGAACCTGAATTTTCTCTTAAGACAGAGCGCAAATGCCAGTTTATTGAAGATTGGGCTTGTGCAATTGGCTGGCACGGTCAGGTCTCACCTTGTTTTCGCCACCTTCACTCCTATCAAGAATTTGTCTTTGGGCGAAAAAAAGAGGTTCGAGCTTATGATTTTGGCAACATTCAAGAAAAATCACTTTATGAGATCTGGACGTCCCCACAGTATATGGAGTTGCGTTACAAGTTGAGTCAAGGCATTTACCCATCCTGCACCGATTGCAACTTTGTCAATGGTTGTGATTACGTTCTTGATTCTGATGCAGACTGTTATTACAACAGCCCGGGCTGCGCTGACTGCCTCTGGTCTCGGCGGTTGGCTCTGTGCCCCTAA
- a CDS encoding MoaD/ThiS family protein has translation MKVLVKLFATFRDKRFIKQEMEFPEQTEVRDVLKVLDIADEEVAILLVNGRNAEVDHPLQDGDTLSLFPPVGGG, from the coding sequence ATGAAAGTATTAGTAAAACTTTTTGCAACTTTTCGTGATAAACGTTTCATTAAGCAAGAAATGGAATTTCCTGAGCAAACAGAGGTTCGAGATGTTTTAAAAGTTCTCGATATAGCGGATGAAGAAGTGGCTATATTACTGGTCAACGGACGAAACGCAGAAGTGGACCATCCCTTACAAGACGGTGACACGCTTTCTTTATTTCCCCCTGTCGGCGGTGGGTAA
- a CDS encoding redox-sensing transcriptional repressor Rex has translation MKVLKIPEPTVVRLSLYSRFLNQANDKGMDIISSDEIGVAVGIPSAQVRKDLSYFGEFGIRGVGYRVKDLCEQVDKLLCVNQPWPVVIIGAGHLGKAMATYKGLLDRGFEVVALFDTDSDAIASSASSEEVSDNLPIYPLRELERVVQEKKIKMGIIAVPAESAQSIAEALIQTGVASIINFAPVVLNVPEHVEIRNIDLTVNLEVLSFNLGMRSS, from the coding sequence TTGAAAGTATTAAAAATTCCAGAACCAACTGTTGTTCGCCTTTCTCTCTATTCACGCTTCTTAAACCAAGCCAACGACAAAGGGATGGATATCATCTCATCCGATGAAATCGGCGTCGCCGTCGGCATTCCTTCCGCCCAGGTACGTAAAGATCTCTCCTACTTTGGTGAGTTTGGAATTCGTGGTGTTGGCTATCGGGTGAAAGATCTCTGTGAACAAGTGGACAAGCTACTCTGTGTGAATCAGCCTTGGCCTGTCGTCATTATTGGTGCCGGTCACCTTGGGAAAGCAATGGCAACCTACAAAGGTCTACTTGATCGCGGTTTTGAAGTGGTTGCTCTTTTTGATACTGATTCTGATGCCATTGCTTCTTCTGCCTCGTCAGAAGAAGTATCTGATAATCTTCCTATCTATCCCTTACGTGAGCTCGAGAGAGTCGTTCAGGAAAAGAAGATTAAAATGGGTATCATCGCTGTTCCTGCGGAGTCGGCACAGTCGATTGCTGAAGCCTTAATCCAAACTGGTGTTGCTTCCATAATCAACTTTGCACCTGTTGTATTAAATGTACCTGAACATGTAGAAATACGTAACATAGATCTGACGGTGAATTTAGAGGTCTTGAGCTTTAATCTGGGCATGCGTAGTTCTTAA
- a CDS encoding TusE/DsrC/DsvC family sulfur relay protein translates to MSTITTKSGCTIELTEEGFLVDPTLWSEEVAEALARLEEVKELTERHWKVIYYMRNYYQKNGIAPMIRSLCNEVDITLRQLYDYFPSGPIKGACKIAGLPKPTGCV, encoded by the coding sequence GTGTCTACCATCACTACAAAATCCGGCTGTACGATTGAACTCACAGAAGAAGGTTTTCTTGTCGATCCAACGCTGTGGAGTGAAGAAGTCGCTGAAGCACTTGCACGGCTCGAAGAAGTTAAGGAGCTAACAGAAAGGCACTGGAAAGTGATTTACTACATGCGCAACTATTATCAAAAAAACGGCATTGCTCCCATGATTCGAAGTCTTTGTAACGAAGTCGATATTACCCTGAGACAACTATACGACTATTTCCCCTCAGGTCCCATCAAAGGAGCCTGTAAAATAGCAGGCTTACCAAAGCCTACAGGTTGTGTATAG
- a CDS encoding PDZ domain-containing protein — MEAFNLWNMLELIFQGIWLLVAQPFQYPSLFWLIVLLIALQYRRMAKMKAELFHIEQESAWRPIVIAIVYGVFGGIIGSSLLIFFGITITEAGFLYLWPVALLLMLINTRYLCFAYAGGIISLVAIIFGWEAVSVAQIMGLVAILHMVEALLIYFTGHRSSVPVYIAHRNGSTVGGYNLQSFWPIPLMVLTLVAIPEDSGLATSGMAMPSWWPLIAPPPMEPEIGYMLLFVPLPIVAGLGYGDLAVTRPPREHSRLSAFMLGLYSLILLGLALLASFAPSLAILAALFGPLGHEALILWTQRRELSGKPYFNSSPWGLRILSIAEGSPAQKLGLQTGDIIGRVNGYDVKTRSDLTMALSTSPLYVEVDFLPGGKNEGVWRSKRVEKKWNEPVGIIAAPDETEPAQVKIATNGPLERWISKWRGKRDQKE, encoded by the coding sequence ATGGAAGCATTTAACCTGTGGAATATGCTCGAATTGATTTTTCAGGGTATTTGGTTGCTGGTTGCTCAGCCTTTCCAATACCCTTCTTTGTTTTGGCTCATTGTGCTCCTCATAGCCCTGCAATATCGTCGCATGGCCAAAATGAAAGCAGAGCTTTTTCACATCGAACAAGAAAGCGCCTGGCGCCCCATCGTAATTGCCATTGTCTATGGCGTCTTTGGTGGCATCATCGGTTCATCTTTATTAATTTTTTTCGGCATTACGATTACAGAAGCAGGCTTTCTTTACCTTTGGCCTGTGGCCTTGCTTTTGATGCTGATTAACACGCGTTACCTTTGCTTTGCTTATGCAGGTGGCATTATTTCTTTAGTGGCCATTATCTTTGGTTGGGAAGCCGTAAGCGTGGCTCAAATTATGGGCTTAGTCGCTATTTTGCATATGGTGGAAGCCTTATTAATCTACTTCACTGGTCACCGCAGCTCTGTACCGGTTTATATCGCTCATCGCAATGGCTCAACCGTGGGTGGCTATAATTTGCAAAGTTTTTGGCCCATTCCACTGATGGTACTCACCTTGGTCGCCATCCCAGAAGATAGTGGTTTGGCTACTTCAGGTATGGCCATGCCCTCCTGGTGGCCCTTGATTGCACCGCCTCCCATGGAGCCTGAAATAGGTTATATGCTCCTCTTTGTGCCCTTACCGATTGTAGCTGGTCTTGGCTATGGCGATCTTGCTGTTACAAGGCCACCTCGGGAGCACTCGCGGCTTTCTGCTTTCATGCTTGGTTTGTACAGCCTCATTCTGTTAGGCCTTGCTCTTTTGGCCTCTTTCGCGCCTTCTCTGGCCATCTTAGCCGCTCTATTTGGCCCCCTTGGCCATGAAGCACTCATCTTGTGGACCCAGCGACGAGAACTAAGTGGCAAGCCCTACTTTAACTCCTCACCTTGGGGTTTGCGTATTCTTTCTATCGCTGAAGGCTCACCAGCCCAAAAGCTAGGTCTACAGACTGGTGATATCATTGGTCGTGTGAACGGCTATGATGTAAAAACAAGAAGCGATCTGACCATGGCTCTATCTACATCGCCTCTTTACGTAGAAGTGGATTTTTTACCTGGTGGAAAAAATGAAGGCGTCTGGCGCAGCAAAAGAGTCGAGAAAAAGTGGAACGAACCCGTTGGTATTATCGCAGCACCGGACGAGACCGAGCCAGCACAAGTAAAAATTGCTACCAATGGACCTTTAGAGCGGTGGATTTCCAAATGGAGAGGGAAAAGGGATCAGAAAGAATGA
- a CDS encoding S41 family peptidase has translation MTGRRRGLTILAVIVVAISILTTATLAALVITNYQHLGRLAKVVHLVNREYLEPVPFSTLVDGAMKGIVGSLNDPYSSYLDPEQYKQLFEQIQGSFTGIGVYVSKRDVNKLVVVSPIKGGPAERAGLRAGDVIVKVDGEDVADMDVDVAVSKIKGPEGSEVHLTIFREDGQGFHEMTIVREEVQIPVVTADFSEQDKRIGVIQISQFNKIAANEVDRALRRFKDEGAKGIILDLRDNPGGELDSAVDIASNFIPEGPVVHIVDRSEGTETAYSTRDYIGLPLVILINGGSASASEIVAGAVKDNGTGTLVGTKTFGKGIVQMVMELDGGAASS, from the coding sequence TTGACTGGACGTCGTAGAGGCCTCACCATTTTGGCGGTGATCGTTGTTGCTATTAGTATTCTGACCACAGCAACACTAGCCGCCTTGGTAATAACAAACTATCAGCACCTAGGTCGACTTGCCAAAGTCGTTCACCTGGTGAATCGAGAATACCTGGAACCTGTTCCATTTTCCACCCTTGTAGATGGAGCGATGAAAGGCATTGTCGGTTCCTTGAATGACCCCTATTCTAGCTACTTAGATCCAGAACAGTACAAACAGCTTTTTGAGCAAATTCAAGGTAGTTTCACTGGTATTGGCGTCTATGTCAGCAAAAGAGATGTCAACAAGCTTGTTGTTGTATCACCGATTAAAGGTGGTCCTGCCGAGCGAGCAGGATTAAGAGCTGGCGACGTCATCGTTAAAGTAGATGGCGAAGATGTGGCTGACATGGATGTAGATGTAGCAGTTTCAAAAATCAAAGGGCCCGAAGGTTCAGAAGTACACCTCACCATCTTCCGTGAAGACGGACAAGGGTTTCATGAAATGACCATTGTTCGGGAAGAAGTGCAAATTCCAGTGGTTACAGCAGATTTTTCTGAACAAGACAAACGAATTGGTGTCATTCAGATCAGCCAATTTAACAAAATTGCAGCCAACGAAGTCGATCGCGCTTTGCGTAGATTTAAGGATGAAGGCGCGAAAGGCATTATCCTTGACTTACGCGATAACCCTGGTGGAGAGTTAGACTCCGCCGTTGATATCGCCTCAAACTTTATCCCCGAAGGGCCTGTTGTACACATTGTTGACCGTTCAGAGGGCACTGAAACAGCCTATAGCACCCGTGACTATATCGGGCTTCCGCTGGTCATCCTGATTAATGGTGGCTCAGCCAGTGCCTCAGAAATTGTAGCTGGCGCTGTGAAAGACAACGGCACAGGCACACTGGTTGGCACCAAAACCTTTGGCAAAGGCATTGTTCAAATGGTGATGGAGCTTGATGGCGGGGCAGCCTCAAGCTAA
- a CDS encoding murein hydrolase activator EnvC family protein: MENTKNPLSRRFVAVVVGTALLSTLLLPGLGYQGQGIAMADELTQRRQEQNQIQQQIDRARSELAAKKQEERTILGRLDIVAREITQTERAIAELNQQMETVQKQINLAQKELEAAQQRHEEQLGLLKMRIRDMYINGNVSYVEVLLEATHIVDFLTRLDLMEKIVEQDAKLIRQIEEEERAIAAHKADLEFRKNELNTLKSNAEAEKRRLVEQSQEHQRLLQEVTSQKEVVEQMLDDLERTSRQLQSIIQNLQAQQNRARMGSGPMVFPLPHNARVTSAYGGRMHPVLRTERFHTGVDFAASSGTPILAAQTGVVIFAGNSGGYGNTVIIDHGGGTSTLYAHMSVIGVREGQTVQKGARIGAVGSTGWSTGPHLHFEVREKGHPVNPMPYIGR, translated from the coding sequence ATGGAAAACACCAAAAATCCACTATCCCGTCGTTTTGTTGCCGTTGTTGTAGGGACAGCCCTCTTATCTACTTTGCTTCTTCCGGGGCTGGGCTATCAAGGGCAAGGCATTGCCATGGCCGATGAACTGACCCAGCGCCGTCAAGAACAGAACCAGATACAGCAACAGATCGATAGAGCTCGCAGCGAACTTGCTGCGAAGAAACAAGAAGAAAGAACCATTCTAGGACGACTTGACATTGTAGCTCGGGAGATTACCCAGACAGAAAGAGCGATTGCTGAATTGAATCAGCAAATGGAAACGGTACAAAAACAAATCAATCTAGCTCAAAAAGAACTAGAAGCAGCACAACAGCGACATGAAGAGCAATTGGGGCTCTTAAAAATGCGAATTCGAGACATGTACATAAACGGCAATGTCTCTTATGTAGAAGTATTGCTTGAAGCAACGCATATCGTCGATTTTCTAACCCGTCTTGACTTAATGGAAAAAATTGTAGAGCAAGACGCCAAGCTAATTCGTCAGATTGAAGAAGAAGAAAGAGCCATCGCAGCGCACAAAGCAGATCTAGAATTTCGCAAAAATGAACTCAATACACTAAAAAGCAATGCGGAAGCGGAAAAAAGACGTCTTGTAGAACAAAGCCAAGAACACCAGCGGCTTTTACAAGAAGTAACATCGCAAAAAGAAGTTGTAGAGCAGATGCTTGACGATCTAGAGCGAACCTCTAGACAGCTTCAAAGCATCATTCAAAACCTACAAGCTCAACAAAACAGAGCTAGAATGGGCTCAGGGCCTATGGTTTTCCCACTTCCTCATAATGCGAGAGTGACCTCGGCTTATGGTGGGCGCATGCATCCTGTTCTACGTACAGAGCGCTTTCATACGGGTGTCGATTTTGCCGCCTCTTCAGGCACACCCATTTTAGCGGCCCAGACAGGCGTAGTTATATTTGCCGGTAATAGTGGCGGTTATGGCAATACTGTAATTATCGATCATGGTGGCGGGACTTCAACCTTATATGCTCATATGTCTGTCATCGGCGTTCGCGAAGGCCAAACGGTACAAAAAGGAGCGCGCATTGGTGCTGTTGGTTCAACGGGCTGGAGCACAGGTCCTCATCTGCACTTTGAAGTGCGAGAAAAGGGACACCCTGTAAATCCAATGCCCTACATCGGACGCTAA
- the ftsX gene encoding permease-like cell division protein FtsX, protein MKIRTIFYIFREAFRSMWQNSWMSMASVSTVAVSLLILGLSLVLVMNSNHLAETIESELEIAVFLHIDADEREVRSIGEIIGSNDKVSEVIFVSKEEGLANMRRQLGDNSDYFRVLGNENPLPDMYRVKAGDPHDVAPLAEEIEQYAIVEKVRYGHGIVEQILSLTYWVRMGGLAVMALIGTASVFLISTTIRLTVFARQKEITIMKYVGATNWFIRWPFLLEGMFLGLFGSLVAVLFLFFTYTKVIAYAQSFIPFVPLRSDADFLTTISQILLFTGVCIGALGSTISLRKFLKV, encoded by the coding sequence ATGAAAATTCGTACCATCTTTTATATTTTCCGGGAAGCCTTCCGCTCAATGTGGCAAAACAGTTGGATGAGCATGGCCTCTGTTTCTACCGTCGCAGTCTCTTTGCTGATTCTTGGTTTGTCGCTTGTTCTTGTCATGAACTCAAACCATCTGGCTGAAACGATTGAATCAGAGCTAGAAATTGCAGTATTCTTGCATATTGACGCTGATGAGAGGGAAGTCAGAAGCATTGGCGAAATCATTGGCAGTAACGATAAAGTCAGTGAAGTCATCTTTGTTTCCAAAGAAGAAGGTTTGGCCAATATGCGCAGGCAGCTCGGTGATAACAGCGATTATTTTCGTGTCTTAGGCAATGAGAATCCTTTGCCCGATATGTATCGTGTTAAAGCGGGTGATCCCCATGATGTTGCACCGCTGGCTGAAGAAATTGAGCAATACGCCATCGTGGAAAAAGTACGGTATGGCCATGGCATTGTAGAGCAAATCCTCAGCCTTACCTACTGGGTTCGCATGGGCGGTCTTGCTGTGATGGCGCTTATTGGGACAGCTTCTGTCTTTTTGATCTCTACAACCATTCGACTTACTGTTTTTGCCAGGCAAAAAGAGATTACCATTATGAAGTATGTCGGCGCTACCAACTGGTTTATTCGCTGGCCTTTTTTACTGGAAGGCATGTTTCTTGGTCTTTTTGGTTCTCTCGTTGCAGTTTTGTTTCTATTTTTTACTTATACCAAAGTAATTGCCTATGCCCAGTCCTTCATTCCTTTTGTCCCCTTGCGCAGTGATGCTGACTTTCTTACAACCATTTCTCAGATTTTACTCTTTACGGGTGTCTGTATAGGCGCTCTAGGCAGTACCATTTCTTTGCGCAAATTCTTAAAAGTATAA
- the ftsE gene encoding cell division ATP-binding protein FtsE: MIQMFNVSKTYPNGVQALANVNVRIQKGSFVFLVGPSGAGKSTFIKLLFREETPTEGQIIFNGRSLVRMREKEVPQLRRQMGVVFQDFRLLPQKTVYDNVAFAMEVVESPGKMIRYRVPQVLEMVGLEKKANLYPHQLSGGEQQRVSIARAIVNEPALIIADEPTGNLDPQTATDIMDLLLQINRRGTTIIMATHARDIVDALRQRVIAIEGGQIVRDEERGSYKDEREKDWEKEKDKGT, encoded by the coding sequence ATGATACAGATGTTCAACGTCTCGAAAACCTATCCCAATGGAGTTCAAGCCCTTGCGAATGTGAATGTACGCATACAGAAAGGTAGCTTTGTCTTTCTCGTAGGTCCTTCAGGTGCCGGCAAGTCTACCTTTATAAAACTACTTTTTCGAGAAGAGACACCGACGGAAGGGCAGATCATCTTTAATGGTCGCTCTCTAGTTCGCATGCGTGAAAAAGAAGTACCGCAGCTTCGACGGCAGATGGGTGTGGTCTTTCAAGATTTTCGCTTATTACCGCAGAAGACAGTCTATGACAATGTTGCTTTTGCTATGGAAGTTGTAGAAAGCCCTGGCAAAATGATTCGCTATCGAGTGCCTCAAGTTTTAGAAATGGTTGGCTTAGAGAAAAAAGCCAACCTCTATCCTCACCAGCTTTCCGGTGGGGAGCAACAACGGGTCTCAATTGCCAGAGCCATTGTCAATGAGCCAGCTTTGATTATTGCTGATGAGCCAACAGGGAACTTAGATCCGCAAACGGCCACAGATATTATGGATCTCTTGCTCCAGATCAATCGCCGTGGGACAACAATTATTATGGCTACCCACGCTAGAGACATTGTAGATGCCTTGCGACAGCGCGTCATCGCCATTGAAGGCGGTCAAATAGTTAGAGATGAAGAACGCGGAAGCTATAAGGATGAGAGAGAGAAGGATTGGGAGAAGGAGAAGGACAAGGGCACATGA
- a CDS encoding transketolase family protein, translating to MKKIATRDAYGQTLAQLGEENKDIVVLDADLAKSTKTIDFAKKHSDRFFDMGIAEQNLMGTAAGLAAAGKIPFASTFAMFATGRAFEQIRNTIAYPKLPVTVAATHAGISVGEDGASHQTVEDISIMRSIPNMTVVVPADAIETAAAVRWAAAHNGPVYLRLGRLAVPVIFEDHYEFTWGKAVTMQEGSDITIIATGLMVAQALEAAKALQEQGIGAEVLNLHTIKPIDAEAIVASVGKTGAVVTAEEHSIIGGLGSAVAEVLAEKYPAPLERVGLQDTFGESGTPAALLEKYGLTAKKIVEAAQKALVRKQ from the coding sequence ATGAAAAAAATTGCCACCCGGGACGCCTACGGTCAGACGTTGGCGCAACTGGGAGAGGAAAATAAAGACATCGTCGTACTCGACGCCGATCTGGCGAAATCAACAAAAACTATCGATTTTGCCAAAAAACACAGCGACCGTTTCTTCGACATGGGTATAGCCGAGCAAAACCTTATGGGTACAGCGGCTGGCCTTGCTGCAGCTGGGAAAATTCCATTTGCCAGTACTTTTGCCATGTTCGCGACGGGTCGTGCTTTTGAACAAATTCGTAACACCATTGCTTACCCCAAGCTGCCCGTCACAGTTGCAGCGACCCACGCAGGCATCTCTGTCGGTGAAGATGGCGCTTCTCACCAGACCGTAGAAGATATTTCGATTATGCGCTCCATTCCCAACATGACTGTTGTAGTGCCTGCTGACGCCATCGAAACAGCCGCCGCTGTCCGCTGGGCCGCAGCGCATAACGGTCCTGTCTATTTACGCTTAGGTCGTCTTGCCGTTCCTGTTATCTTTGAAGATCATTATGAATTTACTTGGGGCAAAGCTGTTACCATGCAAGAAGGCAGCGACATCACCATCATTGCCACAGGCTTGATGGTCGCCCAAGCCTTAGAAGCAGCCAAAGCACTGCAAGAACAAGGAATTGGCGCAGAAGTGCTCAACCTGCACACCATCAAACCTATTGATGCCGAAGCCATCGTGGCTTCCGTTGGCAAAACAGGTGCTGTCGTCACAGCTGAAGAGCACTCCATTATTGGAGGTCTCGGTTCGGCCGTTGCAGAAGTACTTGCAGAAAAATACCCTGCTCCCCTAGAGCGAGTCGGTCTCCAAGATACTTTCGGTGAATCAGGCACGCCTGCGGCCCTTTTGGAGAAGTATGGACTTACAGCCAAAAAAATCGTGGAAGCAGCCCAAAAAGCGCTTGTTCGTAAGCAATAA